A window of Primulina tabacum isolate GXHZ01 chromosome 4, ASM2559414v2, whole genome shotgun sequence contains these coding sequences:
- the LOC142541863 gene encoding uncharacterized protein LOC142541863, which produces MRDGDRVRCITYMLMDNASLWWEGAAHGVDLATLTWNQFKDIFYNKYFPADVRGRLTREFMILCHGDLSVADFIMRFHRGCNFVLLISRDATEKLRHFMNGLRLTIRRNVILMRPATYDAATACAFLAEKALRDIDVEMQRKRHQAQQSSQPQKKFIGPTRNQGQ; this is translated from the coding sequence ATGAGAGATGGTGACCGAGTCAGATGCATCACGTATATGCTGATGGATAATGCATCCCTGTGGTGGGAGGGAGCAGCGCATGGAGTGGATTTGGCTACCCTCACTTGGAATCAGTTCAAGGACATCTTCTACAACAAATATTTTCCCGCTGATGTCAGGGGACGCCTGACACGAGAGTTCATGATTCTATGCCATGGGGACTTATCTGTTGCTGATTTTATCATGAGGTTCCATCGGGGTTGTAACTTTGTGCTCCTTATTTCCAGAGATGCAACTGAGAAGTTGAGGCACTTCATGAATGGTCTCAGACTTACCATACGCCGGAATGTCATTTTGATGAGGCCGGCTACTTACGATGCTGCCACTGCTTGTGCTTTTCTAGCAGAGAAGGCCCTGAGGGATATTGATGTGGAGATGCAGCGGAAGAGGCATCAGGCCCAGCAGAGTTCACAGCCTCAGAAAAAGTTTATCGGGCCAACCCGGAATCAGGGGCAATAG